In Helianthus annuus cultivar XRQ/B chromosome 9, HanXRQr2.0-SUNRISE, whole genome shotgun sequence, the following are encoded in one genomic region:
- the LOC110917273 gene encoding receptor-like protein kinase FERONIA yields the protein MCLNSLFFVFIVHFILSVKGDLPAPYYPIDDIAVNCGSIGNTSALDGREWTGDVGTKFSLSRKQAGGSISSRAVHTSLSGDPVPYLTARASRSPFYYTFKLHPGPKFIRLHFNPASYIGFETSTDFFTVQAGPYKLLHNFSASITARAQGVISFSKEFCVSVEENRELTITISPSNKNAYAFVNGIEIISMPSGLYYTPEGEPGANVVHPQRYKFYIDNNTALETVHRLNIGGSSVSPIEDTGMFRRWSKDSDYLLERNKKLQVYHATSMIKYTKIPTITAPLKVYQTSWSTKSSYIKKTTTFTWKLPVDLGFRYMVRLHFCQHEPEKKTNNGQKEFGILVNNQIAETNVDVTNWGGGFGVAVYKDYVTTMRGDKRNGKSDLVIVIFSISRLVEGTLSGLEVFKLSNPDDSLAGSNPKFELHSSSNWMPKLPAFGTLNAVATKLIFLITTLNIIVYVQRWFWEEKLGKKSIRSPSLSSSSSDDSCRCFSLAEINAATCNFDKSLVIGMGGFATVYKGVIDDGAKTVAIKRMSSRSQEGALEFWMEIQMIWRLRHNHLVSLIGYCDDGTEMILVYEYMPHGTLAEHLFKLGLDDNSSFTPLSWEQRLKICIGAARGLDYLHTGTHHGVIHRDVKTSNILLDEYFVGKISDFGLAKIENTTQMLAKSYVSTNIKGTVGYLDPDYFLSRKLSRKSDVYAFGVVLFEVLCGRPAVDPGLEEDQRSLAIWARQSIREGKLDQIIDPCIRGEISPHCLKVFINLAEKCLENQPKKRPSMANIISGLEFALEQQETAGWSIPEEPVYSGTLSFSNSPRSEQQSASSASKKSLKLKKLRSWRWDLLWNGVKAAKMDSFISVSSSKMYEDGCRRFLLSEIHSATNDFDESLIVGTGDFSIVYKAYIDYGSRVVAMKRFKKFMIENWSKKTDFMSNFCKEIETLSQLRNPNLVPLIGYCYHKSEVILVYEYMANRSLRSHLYETQNREPLTWKQRLNICIDAAQGLDFLQTGGVHTILHNNVNPGNILIDDKWAGKVSDYGLTKAGPLYAVAANLTGILGSCIGYMDPECMFANGGTKPTEKSDVYSLGLVLLEVLCGRKLEDQTVERDQVFLKNWVKSNIVKGAVYKTIDISLKGKIAAESLKEFVKIVEGCLADKSVDRPLMSEVVSSLKVVAQLQEANGLLIK from the coding sequence ATGTGCCTAAATTCTCTATTTTTTGTGTTCATTGTTCATTTCATTTTGAGTGTCAAGGGGGATTTGCCAGCTCCTTACTACCCAATTGACGACATTGCGGTTAACTGTGGATCGATTGGGAACACGTCTGCACTCGATGGACGTGAATGGACAGGTGATGTCGGTACCAAGTTCAGCCTTTCGAGAAAACAAGCCGGTGGCTCGATAAGCTCGAGAGCAGTCCATACATCTCTTTCGGGTGATCCAGTTCCATACTTAACGGCTCGAGCCTCCCGTTCCCCATTCTACTACACGTTTAAACTCCATCCCGGTCCTAAATTCATCCGGTTACACTTCAATCCCGCTTCTTACATTGGGTTTGAAACATCTACCGATTTCTTCACGGTGCAAGCTGGACCGTACAAGCTCCTACACAACTTCAGTGCTTCGATTACTGCTCGTGCACAAGGTGTAATCTCATTCTCTAAAGAATTTTGTGTCAGTGTTGAAGAGAATCGAGAGCTGACCATAACGATATCTCCATCTAATAAAAACGCATACGCGTTTGTGAATGGGATTGAAATCATTTCAATGCCTTCCGGTCTCTATTACACACCCGAAGGTGAACCCGGAGCCAATGTGGTTCACCCTCAAAGGTACAAGTTTTATATTGACAACAACACCGCACTCGAGACAGTTCACCGTTTAAACATCGGTGGAAGTTCCGTTTCACCGATTGAGGACACGGGGATGTTCCGACGATGGTCGAAAGACTCGGATTACCTGCTGGAAAGAAACAAGAAACTCCAGGTGTACCATGCTACAAGTATGATTAAGTACACCAAGATACCAACAATCACCGCACCTCTTAAGGTTTACCAAACATCATGGTCAACAAAATCATCTTACATCAAGAAAACAACAACTTTTACATGGAAATTGCCTGTGGATTTAGGATTTAGGTACATGGTTCGGCTCCATTTTTGTCAACACGAACCGGAAAAGAAGACTAACAACGGTCAAAAGGAATTTGGGATCCTGGTTAACAATCAGATAGCTGAGACAAACGTTGATGTTACCAATTGGGGTGGCGGGTTCGGGGTTGCTGTTTACAAAGATTATGTGACAACGATGAGAGGCGATAAAAGAAACGGTAAGTCTGATCTTGTGATCGTTATATTCTCAATAAGCCGGTTGGTTGAAGGAACGTTGAGCGGGTTAGAGGTTTTTAAACTAAGTAACCCCGACGACAGTCTTGCAGGTTCAAACCCGAAATTTGAACTGCATTCATCATCAAACTGGATGCCAAAGTTGCCGGCTTTTGGCACCCTAAACGCAGTTGCAACAAAACTTATCTTTTTAATCACCACATTGAACATCATAGTGTATGTTCAAAGATGGTTTTGGGAGGAAAAGCTCGGGAAGAAGAGCATACGATCACCATCGCTATCATCGTCGTCATCAGATGATTCTTGTCGTTGTTTTTCGCTTGCGGAGATCAATGCAGCAACCTGCAATTTCGACAAGTCATTAGTGATAGGGATGGGTGGTTTTGCGACAGTCTATAAAGGTGTGATTGATGATGGTGCAAAAACCGTTGCTATAAAGCGAATGAGTTCAAGATCACAAGAAGGTGCTCTCGAGTTTTGGATGGAGATTCAAATGATTTGGAGGCTTCGCCATAACCATCTCGTTTCTCTCATTGGCTATTGTGATGATGGAACTGAGATGATCCTTGTTTACGAGTATATGCCTCATGGGACGCTCGCTGAGCATCTTTTTAAGCTCGGGTTAGACGATAATAGCAGCTTCACACCACTCTCATGGGAACAACGACTCAAGATTTGCATCGGTGCAGCCCGTGGACTGGACTATTTACATACGGGTACTCATCATGGGGTCATTCACCGGGATGTGAAGACATCCAACATTTTACTAGACGAGTATTTTGTCGGTAAAATTTCGGATTTTGGACTGGCGAAAATTGAAAACACGACCCAAATGTTGGCGAAATCGTATGTTAGCACGAACATCAAAGGCACCGTCGGATACCTGGATCCGGACTACTTTCTGTCACGTAAACTATCAAGAAAATCTGACGTTTACGCATTTGGTGTCGTGTTGTTTGAAGTTTTATGTGGAAGACCAGCGGTGGATCCGGGGCTTGAGGAAGATCAACGCAGCCTTGCTATATGGGCCCGGCAGAGCATTCGAGAGGGGAAACTTGATCAGATTATTGATCCATGTATAAGAGGTGAAATCTCACCTCATTGCTTGAAAGTATTCATCAACTTAGCGGAAAAATGCTTGGAGAATCAACCGAAAAAAAGACCGAGCATGGCTAACATAATCTCAGGCCTTGAATTCGCACTTGAGCAGCAAGAAACCGCAGGTTGGTCCATACCTGAAGAGCCAGTATATAGCGGTACCCTTTCGTTTTCTAACTCACCGCGATCAGAACAACAATCAGCATCAAGTGCGAGTAAAAAGAGCCTGAAGCTCAAAAAACTCAGGAGTTGGAGATGGGATTTGCTTTGGAACGGAGTGAAAGCAGCAAAAATGGATTCGTTTATCTCCGTAAGTAGCTCAAAGATGTACGAAGATGGTTGTCGTCGGTTCCTTCTCTCGGAAATTCACTCAGCCACAAACGATTTCGACGAAAGCCTAATAGTGGGCACCGGTGACTTCAGTATTGTGTACAAAGCTTACATCGACTACGGAAGCAGAGTGGTCGCCATGAAACGATTCAAGAAGTTCATGATCGAAAACTGGTCGAAAAAAACAGACTTCATGTCCAACTTTTGTAAAGAGATTGAAACATTATCTCAACTCAGGAATCCCAACTTAGTCCCATTAATAGGATACTGCTACCATAAATCCGAGGTTATCCTCGTTTACGAGTACATGGCTAACCGCAGCCTACGCAGTCACCTCTACGAAACCCAAAACCGCGAGCCGCTCACTTGGAAACAAAGACTGAATATATGCATTGATGCAGCACAGGGTCTAGACTTTCTACAAACAGGTGGTGTGCATACTATCCTTCACAACAATGTGAACCCGGGTAACATTCTTATAGACGACAAATGGGCTGGAAAGGTTTCGGATTACGGTCTAACGAAGGCGGGTCCACTGTACGCTGTTGCAGCCAATCTAACTGGCATTCTGGGCAGCTGCATAGGATATATGGATCCTGAATGTATGTTTGCCAATGGGGGGACCAAACCCACAGAAAAATCTGATGTTTACTCGTTGGGTTTGGTGTTGTTGGAAGTGTTGTGTGGTCGGAAGCTTGAAGATCAAACGGTTGAGAGAGATCAAGTGTTTTTGAAAAACTGGGTGAAGAGTAACATTGTGAAAGGGGCGGTTTATAAGACGATTGATATAAGTTTGAAGGGGAAGATAGCGGCTGAAAGTCTGAAAGAGTTTGTTAAGATTGTTGAAGGTTGTTTGGCTGACAAGAGTGTTGATCGACCGTTGATGAGTGAAGTTGTTAGCAGTTTGAAGGTTGTAGCACAATTGCAAGAAGCTAATGGTTTGTTAATTAAGTGA